In Dreissena polymorpha isolate Duluth1 chromosome 11, UMN_Dpol_1.0, whole genome shotgun sequence, the genomic window tttcgcgttggaacgctttataattttcaggtttaaatcgtcaaaagatgaatataatggttattttagagcattgtaaatgttcagtactactgtttccttacaaatatcattactagaacgaaaatttgcgaatctgaaacaacttttttttcgatttaccaaaacgtgaaaagcccCTTTAAGTCGAAGAATGGGTTGTACAACTAGGTATTATTGCTAGTGCCAGACTTCAGCTTTTACATTCATTTTAGAATTTAGCAGAGTAGACATTTTTATCTGCAGAATTTAATGATAAGCCCGGCTCTTGATCAATAAATCAACATGAGTTTCCTGTAGATAGTTCAAAAGTGTATCGCCCTCTCTTAAAACACGTATAAGATGAATTAATGATGAATCTATAATGGAATAATACTAGTTTTATTTTATATCGTTTTAAAATCTAAAAGCACCGATACCCATTTGTTGTCCTTTAGTTTCACATATTCCACATATTCCACATAttccaaacaaaaaaatacagAATTTTAATTTCAATGTGATTTACTTGACACTTTTGAGATTGAAAAGTGATCTAATagaggtttcttaaaaaatgtcTGCAAATATCTGAACTATCGGTATCGTCTCGTTCCAGATTTATACCTAACCTCCGACCATCCGCTGACTTCTCCGCTGGTCCGATGGTTAAATGCGTCTCGATGACCAAGGATGACTTGCACTCGGACGCTTGTACCCTTCTTGCATTCTTACGCCGGGACAAAGACAGCCTGAATGACGCCGGGAAGCAGCTGGTGAAGCAGAACCGGAAGTACGCTTGTGACGTGTTCATGCACGAAGTCGACGGTTGGACGCCCTACCACGCTTTTGTTTTGCGAGGCGCTCGCAAAATGGTGAAATTTTGTCTCAAGGCGGGCGTCGACGTGAATTTGACTATGGGATCTCCAGACGGCGTCCCAGGCGGATGTTCAGCGCTCCACCTGGCCGCCCACCGCGGTGACGTCAGTATTATAGATGTGTTAATCTCAAACGGTGCGGATTTAAATGTGAGAGACAACAGTAGTAAGACTCCGGTGCTATAC contains:
- the LOC127850669 gene encoding uncharacterized protein LOC127850669 isoform X5, translated to MIKVRAKLRFIPNLRPSADFSAGPMVKCVSMTKDDLHSDACTLLAFLRRDKDSLNDAGKQLVKQNRKYACDVFMHEVDGWTPYHAFVLRGARKMVKFCLKAGVDVNLTMGSPDGVPGGCSALHLAAHRGDVSIIDVLISNGADLNVRDNSSKTPVLYASLANNSLAVRTLQRAGADLTGCDLNSKQSPDDMTSSPIKCLLPFISQVDDGSIT
- the LOC127850669 gene encoding ankyrin repeat, PH and SEC7 domain containing protein secG-like isoform X2; the protein is MKESNFSALMINVRAKLRFIPNLRPSADFSAGPMVKCVSMTKDDLHSDACTLLAFLRRDKDSLNDAGKQLVKQNRKYACDVFMHEVDGWTPYHAFVLRGARKMVKFCLKAGVDVNLTMGSPDGVPGGCSALHLAAHRGDVSIIDVLISNGADLNVRDNSSKTPVLYASLANNSLAVRTLQRAGADLTGCDLNSKQSPDDMTSSPIKCLLPFISQVDDGSIT
- the LOC127850669 gene encoding uncharacterized protein LOC127850669 isoform X8; its protein translation is MHLRFIPNLRPSADFSAGPMVKCVSMTKDDLHSDACTLLAFLRRDKDSLNDAGKQLVKQNRKYACDVFMHEVDGWTPYHAFVLRGARKMVKFCLKAGVDVNLTMGSPDGVPGGCSALHLAAHRGDVSIIDVLISNGADLNVRDNSSKTPVLYASLANNSLAVRTLQRAGADLTGCDLNSKQSPDDMTSSPIKCLLPFISQVDDGSIT
- the LOC127850669 gene encoding uncharacterized protein LOC127850669 isoform X6, with the protein product MGLIFFRRFIPNLRPSADFSAGPMVKCVSMTKDDLHSDACTLLAFLRRDKDSLNDAGKQLVKQNRKYACDVFMHEVDGWTPYHAFVLRGARKMVKFCLKAGVDVNLTMGSPDGVPGGCSALHLAAHRGDVSIIDVLISNGADLNVRDNSSKTPVLYASLANNSLAVRTLQRAGADLTGCDLNSKQSPDDMTSSPIKCLLPFISQVDDGSIT
- the LOC127850669 gene encoding ankyrin repeat, PH and SEC7 domain containing protein secG-like isoform X1; this translates as MQRHGFTYNCRETCLLFLSRFIPNLRPSADFSAGPMVKCVSMTKDDLHSDACTLLAFLRRDKDSLNDAGKQLVKQNRKYACDVFMHEVDGWTPYHAFVLRGARKMVKFCLKAGVDVNLTMGSPDGVPGGCSALHLAAHRGDVSIIDVLISNGADLNVRDNSSKTPVLYASLANNSLAVRTLQRAGADLTGCDLNSKQSPDDMTSSPIKCLLPFISQVDDGSIT
- the LOC127850669 gene encoding uncharacterized protein LOC127850669 isoform X11, whose translation is MVKCVSMTKDDLHSDACTLLAFLRRDKDSLNDAGKQLVKQNRKYACDVFMHEVDGWTPYHAFVLRGARKMVKFCLKAGVDVNLTMGSPDGVPGGCSALHLAAHRGDVSIIDVLISNGADLNVRDNSSKTPVLYASLANNSLAVRTLQRAGADLTGCDLNSKQSPDDMTSSPIKCLLPFISQVDDGSIT